The region ATGTGTTTAAAGATGCATTGCCCAGTTTCCTCAAAAAGGAGACAACATCGTCCGGCGATTGGAGTAGATAGCGTGCGCTAGTTCGTGTTCGCCCCACTGCACAGGAGAAATAATTATCTCCCTTGAGATCAAGCACATTCCATGAGATCTTTTCTTGCGATTGACGCCGCCCACTTCCAAGGCTGTGATTTGCATTTCTTTTATCAGGATTCGATGAAGATCTCGGCATTTTACTTTGAGATGGTTTTGACGCACTTTTACTTCCCGGAAGATTCAAAGGTCGCCTTTCCCCTGGTGACTTTGATCCGTCGCTTTGCTTGGTTTTCGCAACACCAATGCCATCAGATGGCAACTCCGGCTCAAAGAAGGTATACACATCTTCATCCTGAAATAATAGGGAGTAAAGTCTAACCATCAACATCATAAGGGAACCAACTAATATCAACCTATCTGCATTTCTACCTCTAGGTATCAATGCAAAAATTGCAATGGTTCAAACGAGAAATCTTAATCAACTAGTCTGAAAAAATGTCCGCTCCTAAAAGTTGAACCTATAACCCTAGTTGCACTTGCAAACCCAAGAGTTACAGTTTTATTTCAATGTTGCACAAAAGATTTTCTTTGGCAGAATGCTCTATTTCAGATTTGTTAAACACCAGTGATCTGAAACATAAACGTGTTATGTGCTAACCATTATCAGTGCTCTACTTCTCTTAGCCTTAATAGATATTCATAGCCTAAATGGATGAGCAACAATAAACTCAGATTGACACTTTGTTCTCACCAGGATATAGACTAACCCCTATTTGGGCTCAGGATGGGTCTGTGCTGCACTTAACGGGTTTGACTCAAAGAATTTTAGTCCCATACAAAGCCCAATCCGCCCGAATatttaaaaactataaattcCAGTACTTTTTGTTTGCAAAGAcattatttatagaaaaattaaattataggagatattttgtcaaataatttttatttttttttaaaatgatttacgTTAATGTCGCGGGCAGTTTAATAAATTTGTCAATGGAAGCACATGAGAGCCCTACGCCACCATCCATGGACGCTAAATATCAAGGGGAAACAAGTCGATCTGTTGACATAAAGTATGGAAGTAATAGTTTGGCCAAACCTTGCGGGCTTTAATAACCAACATTCCTTTTTTTGTTAAAAGCGTGACTCGAGTTCCATCATCTCTTCCCAATAACAGTCCCTGTTTGGTGGGGTAGGGAGGGCCAGACAGGTATCCTATCCCATTGACAGGCCTAACAGGATTGCGCTTACTATAGAAAATTAGAGTGTCATGCAAGTTACCTTTCCCAGAAAATGTCCGATGCAGAGGACATAATCAATTGGAGTTGTCATTGATTTGCTGTGAACAATCTCTCCCAGTATTCGATCAATAGCAGCACCCTGAGCAAATATTTTTCCATGAATTATGGAAACAAACGCACTTGCCAGGTTATGCATATAGTTTTACGAGCATCAAACTTGCAATTTACCTTTGTTACACCAACGGCTCTAACTTCAACTGATCGGCTACCTTGAACTATATCAACAGATGCATTGGAAATTGGCCCTGTCCAAAGATGCTGCAACATATCCCTCGCTTGAAGTCTTCCAAATTCAACATCTACAGACAACAAAAATGAGATGAAACATAGCAGGAGGACAGAGGAATTATAACTCCTGTAAGAGATATGCTTAATTCACCCTATAAAAAGTGAATAATGTACCTGCATACTTGTAATTCCATACAAGGGATGTTTCACGAACTTCAAAATGTGATCGTGGCGTTCGCTCGGTGAAATACTCAAAAACATGCTGTATAGAAGTGAAGAGGATCATATAATAATTAGACACTATTGTGCAAAATGTAAAATAAAGGAAACAAATTTTTTTGTTGAAGCACCTTCACGCTGTCGACCCATTCCATGTTTAAGTGTTCCGGCATTGTCGTCATCCATTCACCATTTGTCAGACGTAAAAACATCCCATGCTCTGCTGCTAACCACATGTCGAACTCCCCAAAGTTCTGTGAGGTATAAAAATCAGCTAAACATCAAAGAAAATATAGACAAAAAAGAATACTTAAGAAACTAGCTAATATTAATACCTCATCTAAGAAAAACCTGCCACTCCCACTTAAGACAACAATAGTTGTCTTTAAATCATTGCTAAGTGCTCTAAGTGTGTCTTTCAGCTCGGGGTGCAACTTCACATCCATTTCTTTAATCTGATCACCCCTTCTCCCAGGAGTATCTACTGGCTCGGTCAATGTTGAATTGAACCCCTGATCCACAAGTAAGGAGGAAGGAAAGAACCAAGACTACATTAATAAAATTCAGGTGAAGAATCATATTCTCCTTTTTCTCGAGACATATAATGTGACTAGAAAATAGATTTTCAGTGACAAAATAGAAGAAAATGCAGACAAAATCGGAACTAGTAGGTAACTGCGTTTAACTACATTCTAACATCATGCCTTAGTCCAGGAAAGTCTCTAGAGATATTGAGTAGCTACTTTCTTCATTTATGGATAAGATAGGAAGACAAGATTTGCTAAGGTAAAACAAACACATACTAAGAGGCCTCTGCTATGGTGTGAAGCATGAAGAGATTAGCTGCAAAATGATGAAGGATTGAGTTTATATTCTGGAGGCTACCAAAGTTCACTTAAAATAGAAGTGGAAACTAAAAATTTCAcaagaataaattatttatatgataAAGATGTATACTAAATAAATCAAACTGAAGATAGATGTAAATAAGTCGCAGAGAAGACTTGATATCTTTATGGACTAGGCGGCAAGAAGATACAATGTAAATATCAACaggataataaaaaaaacatagtgATAGTCTTATAGAACAGATCATACCAGTATCAGTagcctatttttagactgtaAATATCGTTTAATTGCATCTTGCTCAGGAAATGGAGGTGGAACCTGACGAGTCCTTAGTTGAGCCTCAATGACTGTATCATTTAGTTCGCTGTCATGCAATTAAAAAGTTAGTAAAATTAATGGAAAGGCTAAGTGCTCATATTTCAGCACATTACTAATGCTAGAATACCATAATCGATGGACAGAACTCCCATCATATGTGCAATTTTCATGACTTTGTAGACAATCCCATTATTGGTTGATgtcataattaataaaagcaAACATTTCGTTCAAGACTTTAATCATGTAGATTAAGAACACAACATTTCAGAAACACATGGCATTTGATTGTTTAGTCATTCATCATGCTAAAATCAAGCTATTACTTAATTCCACTTGCATTCTTTTTAAAGATAGTGAAAGGACATTACAGGTTGATTTATTTCTAGTTTATAGCATTGCGTACGTAGTTGCATTGCCAatctaaaaaatataactatgctacaagaatattaaattagaaaCTTTTATTTTCTATGTAGGCATTCTTGTCATTAAGAGTTAAATCTTAATTTCAATGTTCCTATCATGTATCATTATGAAGCCATCCAGCACAAAGAGTTCTACCAAGCCTTGTAAATGTATAGTGAAATAGGTTTAGGCGGGTGTAGGTTCAAAGGACACCTTGCCGCAAGGCAAATGGTCAAAATACCAACTTTACTTTTAGACACTAATTCAAGTATATACCTCACAAAAGTCTCAGCCCAATTTTGAGCAGTGTGGTTTGTGACATGCTCAAAGTTATGCCAATGTCGCTTCTCTCTTTCTTCACGTGGCATGGTTAAAGCCAGGCGTATTGAATCTGCAACTTCAGTGATATTCCAAGGGTTCACAAGGATAGCTCCAGCACCAAGAGACTGTGCTGCTCCTGCAAACTATTCACAAAACCACAAGCGCGTTACAAATTAAATGAGGAATGCATCAGCAATTCAGCATCATATTATGCCATCAGAAATGTGATTCCTGTTATTTCTAAATCCAGCCAAACAAATAAAGTTTAGGCAACAAATAAAAAGTACTATGACCATATCCATCATAACTTGAACCATATGCtgaaactgaaaatcaaacttACAACTTCTGAATTTCTGTGTCTCatagttattttttacttttaaattttgtagTTATCTTGAAATGTTCATAACAATCAAAGGAAATTAAAAATCTTGTGTTTCTTCAATTTTACCAAATTCTGCTGGTTGAAAAAGAAACCAAGACCTCTTATCACATTTGAACTAATCTGTCATTACCTCACTAAGAATGAGAACACCTTTCTTGGAATCTTGGCATGCAACAAACTCGTAACTGACAAGATTCATTCCGTCCCTCAAAGAAGTTACAAGTGCAACATCTGTACAAgacaaaataaaagttggagTTAAGAAGCATGAATAAATCGTTATGATCATGCTCAGATCTAGGACTTGAGCGCTTCAAGCCAATTGGCACGCTATTTGGTTGATGGAGCGAAATAACATAGGAAAGAAGAAAGAAGTCCTTTAAAGTTAGCGAACAACATGAAACTCATAAGAAATACATCATTGCAATGTTAAACATAAGAATAACTGAATAGTAATTCGTGAACATATACAGGATGTTGTACAAAtgctaaattaataaaattaaatgtgtATACAAAATGGTATCATATACTTGTAACATATTCTATAATCACATCCAATGTCATAAATCAGGCACATGCCACTTTCCCATGGTTTTGCTTGCGTCCACCTATCTTTAAATATGTTCCAAAGCATGTAGAAAATTTTAGTATCCATACAAATTATTACTCcattattaaagaaaaacatGTCTACGGCTGgtgaaatattttttgttttgactGACCACTTTCCTACATCATAAACACACACATAAGTGATCCAAATACTCCAAATACATTACAACTGTTGAAGGAATTTACTGCATAATTTCAGTCTTAATTTATGCCTTTGTACAGATTTTTACAAATATCTTTTGCATATGGAAATGTGTTATTCTTTCCTTCGAAATAGGATATGCTAGTTGTAGGCTCTAATTAGACAGAATTGTATATGATAGTTTAGCTATTTAGGGGCTAAATATCTGCTTGTATTCTTGCTATAAATAATAAGAATTTTCCGTCAAGAGGACACACTTTTCTCTGCTCAAAAGACTCTCTATGTTGTCAACAACGAATTTTAATTGGCAATTTGAACAGCTACCACTTCAAATAACAATTCTAGTATTATTGTTAACATTGCATCACCAATAATATGGTATGAAGAGCTTATGAAAACTGAAGTTACACATTCTATTACATATTTTAATGCTATACTGTAACACTTGTAATAAAATGGTAAAGGAGGTAAAGGGAAATAAATAaacaagagaaaaaaaattgtaatgaaAGACACATACAAGAGTAATTGTAAAAGCGGAAATAGTAACTAAAAGTCtgttgatattaaaaataatacaatcACAAGAATACATCTTTTTTTAGCAGCACATAAAATTAGAGATCAAGATCTCACATGCATGAATGGAATATTAAAATTCTTGAAGAAGAGGGGCAATATGATAATTTTCtttatgaaaagaaaatttAGAAAACCTAAAAGCTGGAATAAAGTAATACCGGTGACGGCATATAACGCACACAAGGCATGAAAGTCCAGAGAGCGGTCCTGAAGTCACAAAAAAATCATCAGAAAACTAAACGATGCATTATGCACAACAGATTGGCAATCCGACCAAAGCctgaaaaaataaacattatgcTTAGCTCAGTCTAGTTAATGGGAAAATTTGCAGTTTCTATTCTTTGTATTCTTGTTGAAGTTAAAATATCTCAAATACTGTTATATCAAGCATGAAGCACGAAGTAAGAGTTCAAGTTGGTCTACTTTGTGCTAGAAGAGAATTTATCCCACTTCTTCTTAGTTGTCTCTTAATGAGGAAAAACCAAGTTAAATCCAGGGTTGACGTATGTCATATATGGTCCACACCAACAACTTGAAATTGAATAATGTTTGAACTATATAGGAAACTTAAATcaggtttcaactttttaataatatatgtcCTGCATATCCATGGAAGATAAGGAGAATGTTGCACCCTCAAAATAATATCTACTTTGACAATAAATATATAGTGATCAATTCATCATTAAGAACTGAGATGAACAATTCATAATCATGAAATGGGTAGTCAAAAACATACCAAGTGATGTATCGGGACAGCAGTTAAAGTTCCAAATCTACCATTAATGCGCCCAACAATTTCATGGACCTGGCTTGTAAGTTTTTGATCTGCAAGCAAATGAAAAAAACATAAGTTTATGGGTAATACATAGTAAAGCCAACAGTGATGCTGTAGGAGGTAAGGAATGGAATCAAAGGCATCATTAATCAAGTTAGTAAGTTAGGAAGCTTACACTCGGGAACATCAGTACGTGTTGGCACTGCAATCTGCAGCAAAACTACTTTATCACGCCACTGAGAGTTTTCCTCAAGAAATTTTTCAAATGCTAGTATCTTCTGCGGAATCCCCTTAATCATATCTAGGCGATCAACTCCTAACATCACCTATTCATTAAGAAAGATATCAGCAATTGGCAACAGATAAATAAAACCTTGACATATCTAGTTGCAATTGTAAGCGGTAATGCAAGAATTTGATTAAGGCTCTTAACTTTAAAAACAAAGTGGAGCATAATTGTTAAATGTTTAAATAGATGAACATTAGGCTCTTCAAAAGTTCTTTAAAGTGATAAATAAATCACAAGAAGCAAGAGGACATACATTGTATGATGCAGATGCAGACTATTTTGCCTATCATTAAACAGAAGAAATGGGAATCCTTCtatagatttttattttgttgccTAGCACAAAAGAAACATCTCAACCACCTTTAACAaagtaaaaaatgaatttagatTGTAGAACATAATTTCATGGAAGAATTCTCAACATTCAACCATTTAAAGGGTTAAAAAGGGCATAATTTCTTTACAGGAGCAATATAAACACTAGCCTTGCatcaaagaagaagaaagcattTCTGACAAAATAAACCGAATGACTACTAGTTACCTAATACAAAATCCTTGGTCCTAAATTTATACAAGAACAAACCAATGCAATATGGTGGGTTGGCACAGAATGAATGATGCACGATGATCTTAGACTTAATCATGTAGACTCAATTAAAAAGAATGGTAACTTCAAAGATTCCGAATGATTAAGACCATGGAACATAAGAAGAGCTGATAGTCTGATATGTTGTGATTTACATAATCTTTGCAGGCTTAAGAGGCTGTTTtgccaaaaataaaattcatcatatatatttttcatcatTGGAAGTGCTTAAAGTTTTCAAGACACCAACTAAACGAAGACCACAACAACTGACCGTTCACAAAAACCTTAAATTCAAATAGataccaactttttttttactgAGATAGATGCTAGCTAGGTTAGGTTAGGTGTTAGGTGTGGCATTGTTTTAGTTAAATCAAACCACAGGCTGCATAGGTTGCATTGGAAAGCCTAGGCACCTGGGGCTACGCATCACTTGCACTTAAAGTCCAACTTATCCAAGGTCAAACTAAGAGAATCACACATCTCCGGtctaaatattttgttaatcGTGTTCAAATGAAATTAAGACTATTCCTTGTGCTCTAAGGTCaaaactttatttaaaaaaatagaaatattatatATCATAATCAAACGGAAAATGCAAGTAATTTTCTCATATGTCAAAAATTCCACAAACAAATTATTTTCACAAATGGAGCCTtactcaaatttaaaatagcTGTAGGCACCAAAAACTGAATTACAAAAGAAGAAACCATAAGAAAAAGAACATATCTACCTTTCGTCCCGCAAATCGTTCTTTCAATTCTTTGATGTGTTCCTGCACTTGAGGGACCTCTAGTGCTCTTTTGAAACGCTCAGAGTCTATCCCAATAGGGAACTGACATTACACGAGAAAATGAGAATCAGTGCAGTGGAGGTAAAAATGTATTTCTTCAATgtgaaactttttttattttcacatgCTTTGTGAGACACCAAATTGTGGAGTGCGTAAGATATATAAGGCAAGGACACCCAATGAATAATTCTACTTAAACATACAGCAGCAACTCGAGTCAGCTTTCCTTGATCTTCTACTCCATCAGGGGTGCCCTCAAGTCCAAGAATACGTGTACAGGCACTAACAAAATGCCTTGCGTAATCATAGGTATGGAatctgaagaaagaaaataaaccaTGCTCAGAATTGCTGTGAGAATTATTGGTAAAAACAGAGCTAAAAGCTTTCATTTGTAGTAACCAAGATGAGGACTTTAATCAAACTATAAAAAGTCTTGAACAAATATATGATTCTTACATTTATTCCTTCAAATGCATGAAACATCCATAAATatcttaaaatttcaaaagtcAAAACATGCTAAAAAAACTGAgctacaaaaaaattgaaatattgaTATCTAGTAATTAACATAATCTAGTTGTTTTACCATAATTCTTTAAATAAGAATTGTGCATGTATATCTTTTTGACATCTATATTTCATAAGAGTAATGATATACATGAGAAGGCTCTGTTATCAACCCGTTTGGAAAAACTTTTACGGCATTAGGATAATTCCAATATCATTGACAGCACAATGACGGTGCAACTAAATAAAGCAACAAGGCAGAAGGGGATGAATAAAAAGCTTCATTTCATAGTACAAGTCGACTATAACCTTTCCACAGTTAAACAGGTTGGGATGACAGATTTTCAACTATAAATGCCTACATCAAAATAAACTTCATTGGACTATTCAAGATGAGTTAGTACTCagtaaaaagaagaaacttttACATAAACACAAGAACCAATTAAATAAAACCTGGCCGGTATTATTTcatcatggttatgttaaatttCAGGAAATGCAGGATAGACTCCATTATAAATTGTCTTTCGAACATTTATTAATACCTTCTTTCCTAAGTGTGATCACAGAGGA is a window of Mercurialis annua linkage group LG2, ddMerAnnu1.2, whole genome shotgun sequence DNA encoding:
- the LOC126667830 gene encoding alpha,alpha-trehalose-phosphate synthase [UDP-forming] 1-like, translated to MPGNQYNGNSIPYPSRVQRLLKERELKKSSRASPHSSNEVTEQTSELREFDNNSSNSYIDQYLEGAVAATRALSQECDKYDGKPSRQRLLVVANRLPVSAVRRGEDSWSLEISAGGLVSALLGVKEFEARWIGWAGVNVPDEIGQKALTKALAEKRCIPVFLDEEIVHQYYNGYCNNILWPLFHYLGLPQEDRLATTRSFQSQFAAYKKANQMFADVVNTHYEEGDVVWCHDYHLMFLPKCLKEYNINMKVGWFLHTPFPSSEIHRTLPSRSELLRSVLAADLVGFHTYDYARHFVSACTRILGLEGTPDGVEDQGKLTRVAAFPIGIDSERFKRALEVPQVQEHIKELKERFAGRKVMLGVDRLDMIKGIPQKILAFEKFLEENSQWRDKVVLLQIAVPTRTDVPEYQKLTSQVHEIVGRINGRFGTLTAVPIHHLDRSLDFHALCALYAVTDVALVTSLRDGMNLVSYEFVACQDSKKGVLILSEFAGAAQSLGAGAILVNPWNITEVADSIRLALTMPREEREKRHWHNFEHVTNHTAQNWAETFVSELNDTVIEAQLRTRQVPPPFPEQDAIKRYLQSKNRLLILGFNSTLTEPVDTPGRRGDQIKEMDVKLHPELKDTLRALSNDLKTTIVVLSGSGRFFLDENFGEFDMWLAAEHGMFLRLTNGEWMTTMPEHLNMEWVDSVKHVFEYFTERTPRSHFEVRETSLVWNYKYADVEFGRLQARDMLQHLWTGPISNASVDIVQGSRSVEVRAVGVTKGAAIDRILGEIVHSKSMTTPIDYVLCIGHFLGKDEDVYTFFEPELPSDGIGVAKTKQSDGSKSPGERRPLNLPGSKSASKPSQSKMPRSSSNPDKRNANHSLGSGRRQSQEKISWNVLDLKGDNYFSCAVGRTRTSARYLLQSPDDVVSFLRKLGNASLNT